GTTTCAAAGTTTTTTGAAGTTCAAGAACAAATTCCCAAatgcacatatttttttatcCGCAAGGCAGGAGTAGCTctcatgtgtatgtgtacatgagTGCAAACTAGCTAACCACTACCACAACGGTGAATTTCTTTAAACTCGTCATGAGATTGGAAAAGAAATTGAGAAATTATCTTACAAAGGAGATGGCACTGTAAAGTTTTGCTTTGCAGCAGAAGAACAAAAGTAAAGGCAGAGGtcaaaaaataaagagagactgcataaaaacagtgaaatcaCAGATTAATTGAGTTAAATAGCCAAACAGTTACATACTGTTTACATTGTTACAACATGCTGAATCAGCAGATTGGCCACTGACAACAGCCGATAACAGATGACAATAGGAAACCTCACACCTGGGAGAAAATGGACCTGATGCAGAAGCCACATTTGAGGTAAcgggaaaaaaagggaaacaaTCAAAAACAGCTCAAATTTGATGCTGTGGTGGAAAGAAAGGAGAGGGGCGATTAGGAAGGCACAGACAGATCCTGTGAGGtggagggtgtgtgtgagacaaagcCAGGATGGTGGCAAGTCTGCgagaaggaggaggatggaggcgAGGAGCGGACTTAACCCCTGAGCTGCTGGAGTGTCTGCCTGCCTGGCCCATAGTGCCATCCTCAGCAGTTTTCCCATCTATAATTACTGCCTGCTATCCATCATAGAGCCACCAGAGCCTCACAGCGCAGtgcacaataaacacacacacaaacacgcacgcacacaagGAAAATCACAGACCTAAGCACTTCAGCTAAtagaataaatattaatatccCTTTTGTTTTCTATATCCTCATTTCCCCATGCGCCATTTAAATGAGGTCTGACAGTGTGAAAAAGCATCTGTTTCACACTCAACGCTCAAAAacaagcagagagaggaggaggagagggggagacaAAGGGAGGCAAAAACACaagaggaggtgaggaggaggagtggaggaTGTGTTTGAGGTGGACGTagggacagtgtgtgtgtgtgtggggactCGGGTGTCATGTGTAGGCGGCTCTCTGTTACCCGTCCGACCCGCAATGTGTCACTCAGACACTACAGTTATGCCATTATGGACCCTGCAGCTGTTCCTgcctgtgtgtcactgtgtacgtgtgtgtgtgtgtgtgtgtgtgtgtgtgtgtgtgtgtgtgtgtgtgtgtgtgtgtgtgtgtgtgtgtgtgcgtgtgtgtgcgtgcgtgcgtgcaggGGGGGAATGGTTACCAAACTACTTGTTTACCTAAGACTCCGTTTAACTTCAGTGGAACTGtatacatgctgtacagtataatTATACATTGAAATGAACGCAGCTTTAACAAAGAACTGTACAATCAAGCAATGCATCATTGCAGCGCTCAATAAACATATAGTGAGATTAAACCAATATTAAGTCCTAAAAACGCTGACAGTGTATTAAGAGAGTGACAGTGACATCTATTGTTAATTATTGCATTCAAGCTGACACCGCGACACAGGTGAAATCTGTTTTGACGGCCTTCTGAAAGGGTCAACACATTAGCTGACCAGCGTCCATGACCCTTGTCTGACCTGGGCTGAACACCGGTCAGATTCTGTCTGGCTTTGGTTAATAGGTGTTGGTAAGTTGGCATAGATAGAACTTAACAGACTCCccaaagagagagacaatatGACCATGGGCGAGCACAAAACAGCTGGGAAGCAGAGggaagtgaaagtgaaacctGGCGTTACTTGGTGCTTTGTCATTCTTTGTAATTCTGTATTTTAGCAGTGCAGCTTCTAGATCTATAATCAGATTGCAACCATGTGTGTGCTCATATGCATGCTTTAACACATGAGCGAGCAGGATCGGACAAGCAGAGACCTAAACACTGgaagacagcttcacacaacatgctggaaactcccacagcaacattagagtaatattttttatcagcttgacgttgaactaatccatAATCGTTGCATGAcgttacattgactgcattcAGCCGACATGTCGGCGTtggctcgcctgctgctttacAGTAAACATTACTATTTGAGTCTCTTTCAGCAGAGGCTCAGCAAcatcagcacagctaaatgtactgtGGTGTTGTCCTGCACATTTATCATTGTATATTAagtgggtcacgtaagttacagcgatcggtaaaatataaatcaatctaaattgaacgttacgaaaCAAACAGCGGCAGATCTGTTCTAACAagagctggctgctcctgccttacatcactataggctagtagaAACAAATCACTCCTCATATGCTTTTTACCTTTAAATCGTTTGTTGCAGGCCAAAATCAACACTGACATAAcaccggtggtacacaggatataAATATGGATCttgttagctggtgaagtgtGGAAAGCGACAAAACTGTAGTATTTGCACCAGATGctgttagcaactgctcgggaTTAGCCGGAGAGCTAAAGTTATCTTGAGCCAACAAAAGCATtttctgtttatgttgtttgttttggctggATAAATAAGTGCTCATACAGAATAGTCATATGGAGTCTCTGACACAAAGACATTGAAGCGTTTAATTCTTTGGTGTGGTACCTTCTCTCCCTCAGGACAGTAGCCTTTGACAAAGTCCTCACACACTTCAGCTTTGCGTGACACGTAGACATGACTGTAGGGACAGTTGCTGTTGTTACAGATTCCCTTCAGGAAGTAGGAACACACCGGCATctagagtgagagagtgagagtgagagagtgagagtgagagtgagagtgagagagagagagagagagacatgtaAGCCATCTGAACCTGAGAAATTTTTCATTGGCCATCTGAACTTGAGAAATTTTTCATAGAACTTCACAATAGAATCTCCATTGGTTGTGTTGAATTAGCATTATTCATCTGAGTTGTGTTGAAGGAGTTGAAGCTGAGCAGACATTCTTCATATATTCTGGGACTGCCCAAAACTCCCACATTATTGGCCACACATTAAATGTCCAAAAAGAGAATTGACTTTGTTTCAATCTGACTCCGACAGAATCAAGCACTTTGGATCCTTGGCATTCCCCTGAAAGCATATCAGACAATACATCGAGGCatctacagtcccctccaaatgTATTGGAACGgtgaggcaaattcctttgtttttgttgttcaaataaataacatttaatatttggtggcataataattgcttgcaataactgcctcaagcctgcgacccatcgacatcaccaaactgttgcattcttcatttgtgatgctattccaggttTTTagtgcagcttctttcagttcttgtttgtttcgaggtgtttctcccttcagtctcctcttaaggaggtgaaacgcagctctattgggttaagttCAGGTGATttacttggccagtctaaaaccttccacttctttcccctgatgaagtcctttgttttgttggcagtgtgctttggctcattgtcctgctgcatgataaacttcctccccattagtttcaacgcatttctccgtaaattggcagacaaaatgtttctgtctaaaaaattggtagactattaagttacgttacaagtcacggtggatattttacggACGGACCAGGtcaagcaacagtgaacacacagggtcctgctgccgtgataatggatcgcgggtggaaatgTACGGAAGAAAGAcaagttctcagtcttttaggcgactttataaaacgtactgctgatggagaaaatagaGCAGACGGGGGGAGAGCGAGGCGGGGCAAGACGGGGCGTTTACCTgaagtgtaggtgtgtgtgagtgtgcaaagcatacttaaaaacaataataagaatgttcgtgaactgtaacttataatactgctgttcttgtgtcacatagtagttttaagagttttttttatgcgggaatatagttgtttaaactccaaatatgtggttgatttctcaagaccGTCATCAAGACGGGCTGCTcttccaattgctgaatgactgactgcgtgctcccgttcctgggagtttgtactcctGAGCCGAACTTGCCACATCCGAACTTTAATGTACAGAAGTCCCAACTTGGCAAACTCGGTAATGAGGAACAGggttggtctcatcagtccatcagattgtgttccagaacttttacggctcatctctgtacttctttgtaaaatttcaatctggccttgcgatgagtggtttgcatcttgtggtgtggcctctatatttctgctctctgagtcttcttccaacagtggattgtgataccttccccctgcactgtggaggtcgttgctgatgtcacttcctgatgttttgggggttttcttcacagctctcaccatatttctgtcatcagctactgttgttttccttggccgacctgttggacgtctgttgctcagtacaccagtagtttctgtctttttcaggacattccaaattgttgtgcttgcaatttccaatgtttgtccaatggctctgttcgattttccttctttgctcagcttgacagtggcttgcttttctcccatagacagctctctggtcttcatgttggtttatcctctttaacaggaaatgcagtctttataggtttgaaccaaggatgaaaacttggactagtcatgcagagctatttaatgtttggacaatcagcctaaaaggcaacacctgggcaacaagaaacatctggcagtcacatgttccaatagttttgctcacttgaaaaatgggtgggttcgaACATAGCGTGGGAtatcctgagttgtttaacacatctagatgtgaataccaggaaatgagagctgaaattctgaactcttgtctcagactcatattttgattttaaacccaaatgtcttcagtgaacaacaaaaacaaaggaatttgtcttactgttccaatacttttggaggggactgtatatatacatatatatttttttgttttgtttttttattccagTGTATTTTCCCTTAATTACTCCTCTTAAACAGAGCTTCAAAGGATGCCCTCTTACACAActtaacacaaaaataaaaaataaaaaattagatCCTCCCTAATGTCCCCGTTAAGATCTTTCTTAGGTCCTTGTCAGTCTGTAGTCCCAGTTCTTGATCAAAGCATGCATGTGCTTTCTTTTGCAGTGATGAGCTTGTCTGTTCTTTGCAGAAACTCTTGCTTACTGAGCTGAAGCATGAAGCTGTAACATGTATTTACCTGCACTGACATGCTCAACTGTTTTTATACCGTGGATCCGTACAGGTCCAGCCATGACCActccacaacaaacacaacaaaagcatCGATCTGATCAGACATGAAAACTGGTTCTGTCTGAATTACAGTTTAGATAGTTACATGTGATCTAGTGCTGAAATTAGTcgaaaagcagaaaatgtatCAACAAACTGTTTAacaattttatattattatcaattaataattaaataataataaaaaatagtcAATATATTCTGCCCTTTTCGTTTACATTAAGGCTAACACAACTAACAGATAATGTGCACAGAGCATGTTCTGCATATCGGCTCTCTTTCAGGGATGTGAACAGCTGTTTACAGTTCCCCAGTTGCTGCTGGTTGTTGTTTGGTGACTGCCAGGACTgttactgcagtgttttcagtgctgtCCTGTGGCTTTAGGTGTCCCTGGTGGTGAATGTAGCCAGTGAATGTGGCTTCACTGATGAACACTACAAAGacctgcagcagctccagcgGGACTTCGGCCCGTATCACTTCAATGTGCTGGCCTTCCCCTGCAACCAGTTTGGGCAGCAGGAGCCCGGCAGCGACAAGGAGATTGACAGCTTTGTGCGCAGAGTATACCAAGTCTCCTTCCCTCTGTTCAGTAAAATCGCTGTTGTCGGAACTGGAACCAACAATGTCTACAAGTACCTTGTTGGTGAGTGAGATGTAATGTTGTTGGTGAACTGGTGTGCGTTTGTTGTTATATcacatacatttactcatttggcagatgtttttatccaaaacaagTTACATTTAGTAAGCAAATGAGACATCTGGGTTTCAGATAAACACAATGCAACCTGGTGGATCACATTATAAGGAGGGTTGTAAGTGTTAGATATGAATATTAATAGCAGAATATGAACTTTACATATGGTATATTTGATACTGAAATCTAATACAGACATATTATAGTGTTAAAGACAGGGAAAGAGTGTATTTGTACTGGTCCACTCTGTTAGGGGAAGTTGGGTTTGCCACAAGTGAGACTTCCTAAAACtgtacactatatatatatatatatatatatatatacacatatattccAATATAACAAAAGGCATTAATACCTTTGcgtataaattaataaataataaattgcatTGATGTATTGCAAAGTCAGCTGTACAACCTGTAAAATTAGGAGCAGCAAGATGAATTGTAAGAACAGAAGGAGTGTTATaagtacaaaaaatacaaagatgagatgagatgagatgagagtgGAAGGAAAAAAAGTATAGTAGTAAATGAGAAAATGGCAACAATGAAATAAAGGAAGAGGCCAATAAATTATGTGGAAAAAGTAGGAAGGAAGGGTAAGCACCCACTGACACATGAAGAAGTTCACCCCTGTGTataagtgggggggggggtctaggGTCCTCAGTAGTGGGAAATGCTGTATTAATCAATTGCGTAGAAGAAAACCATCAGTTTTGTACAACccttaaaacaaaaagaaggaaTAGAAAAGCATTAGGAAGAAAGTGTGTTTCTAGGTAAGAGGCCAAATGTACACTGTTGTTTGAAATAGTGCTTTTAAATTGTGTAGGCTTtaacttctttttcttctcattcTCTGCAGAGTCTTCTGGAAAGGAGCCTGACTGGAATTTCTGGAAGTATCTAATTGATGTAAATGGCAAAGTGGTGGACGCATGGGGACCAAAAGTTTCGGTCAAAGAAATCCGACCCAAAATAGCTGAAATGGTGCGGCAGATAATCctaaagaagaaagaagagctTTAACCCTCCTAAGACTCTTTACTACGCAGTTTTCTGtagtatatttacatttatcggTACCTGAACCAAAGAGATAAACTGAACACGTGTGTTTTGCTTGTACAACTGACCATGTAAGAAAAAATCATTCAATTCAAGTCACATAATGAAAGCTGTGTTGTACATGCTAACTGAAGGCACTGATGAAACAGTTCAATTTCAGATTTTATATCAGGTGTAAGCCATTTGAAAAGTCATGCTGATTATGTGTTtggttttttattctttttgatTTGTGGAATAAACCATTACTGTAATGAGAGCAATACATTGCTATTTAGTCTATTTTACACTGCAAGGCTGTCAGTAAtaggggtggggggaaaaaaatcgatacagcataggatcgtgatatttgccatggcaatactgtatcgacaCACGGATGCCAATTTTCGATATTTTactatataaattgcagatgggagtttttgtaattttgttccaaaaatttaaatatagccACTGTTATCcatcagtgtctagtcaatgtatttggttCACAAGCGGTTAACGGCTCTCGTGGATGAGTCCAATGTGTTTGAAGTTGTTGATTATGTTCTTCCCCCTCATTTGCTGCACAGTGGTTTGTTCCTGCCCACTGACAAGTAGTGTTACTGTCAGCAGGCACTGTGGCTATAATAATAACATACAGCCACTGAAAGAATATTTTGTTCATAGCAACAtctaaatatatgtaaaaaagtGACAGGGACATTTAATACAGGGCAGCTAGGAAAGTATAAGATTTGGTGCAAAAAGATTAATAATTATATGACATTTTACTCAGCTGTGCCTTCAGATCCtctatatactgtaaatgtcaCAAACAGAATAGGAGACCAGTGGCAACCTTATCCAGCACCCACTGAAAATTAGTTTGACTTAATGCTGAGAATATGGATCCACCTGTCACTTTGGTTATAAGgaacttaacagataattaaatgtgtattaaaatatggtaatattaaataaataaaatacatacagtatatacatatttaCCTACACATATACACCCAGAGTATTCGGCAGTGCAGTTTTTGAATTTGCGTTTGGGGAGAatgtttacagcagcaacaagattaaaatatggtttcatcttcacaaatTTCCATGACATtagacatttgggaaacagtgtccatcttGACTTTGTTAGcgcaccaagcatcatcaatgtaaaaaaaagagtCCGCCGCCTCTCATCTTACGCAGACAGCTGGCAATAGCCAAGAGAAACAGATCAAAAACCAAAGTCTAGAGAAGTTTAAAGGAGCTACTGGCTCCCCAAACTCCATGAAACGCTAAAGATTTGTGTCAGCCAAGACAGCCAAACATTGTCCAAAGCTGTTAGCATCTCAGGGCAAATCTCATCTACACCTGCTGCCTTGCTGCAGAAGAGCTTGCTTGCCTCAGGGACCTCTTTCAGGGATATGAGTAAGGCTTCCCCAGCATTCACAGCCCCCACTCCCCCACCACTACCTCCAAGCTGAGCACAGCCTGAGCCAAgcccttctttctctcccctgcCATCTGATCCAACTCACCAGTTAACAGAACTGCTCTTGTCTTTACTCGAGAGTGTCCAATACATACATACGCAGGTCTGATGATTTGACCACAAAGTCGATAACTGATCTTTTGCCTAAGGTGTTCTGGTGCCAAGCAAACTAATGAACAACCTTATGCTTCAGTGTctcccccaggaaattttgatctttaaacacttcatttcctgcattctggtgaacatttctgcaccaatttataaatttataaaatattttcatttatgtaaaaggaaaaactAAATTCAGGCAGcgtgtgacatttcaaaatatataaatataattgaaGTCAGTACAGCTGTCTGTGTTGCCTTTAGATCTGGGTCTCTTGTTAATCAATTTTTCTCATGTAagatcatccctgctgaggcaacacatattCAGGCATTggtcttttctcctcttttgtcatgttcaaagggagagaaaagaaaacttggccaaaaagaaactgtgtcaagaagttgataaagttactgattggtgcatgcacatttttgggtcattttatatgttttttttttagcttacgTAGCTTttctgccaaagacaatgatggtgcacttctacaccgccatcattgagtccatcctcacctcctccatcaccatccggtacgctgctgccactgccacagcgtatcattcgctctgcagagaaggtgattggctgcaatcttccatctcttctggacctgtacgcctccaggactctgaggcgagcaggaaagattgtagctgacccctcccaccc
This genomic window from Micropterus dolomieu isolate WLL.071019.BEF.003 ecotype Adirondacks linkage group LG05, ASM2129224v1, whole genome shotgun sequence contains:
- the gpx7 gene encoding glutathione peroxidase 7, which codes for MRNRVSLVVNVASECGFTDEHYKDLQQLQRDFGPYHFNVLAFPCNQFGQQEPGSDKEIDSFVRRVYQVSFPLFSKIAVVGTGTNNVYKYLVESSGKEPDWNFWKYLIDVNGKVVDAWGPKVSVKEIRPKIAEMVRQIILKKKEEL